From the candidate division KSB1 bacterium genome, the window ATTTTTTTTTACTCAATGGAAAATAACCCTGGATGCCAATAAAATCCAGCTCATCCCAAAATTTTACTTCCTCGAATTCTTTATACCAATTTGCCGCATAGGTTAGTTTTCCATGATATACCTTTCGGATATCAGAAATTATTTTGCGCCAATTTTTCTCTCTTTCACGAACCGTTGCTCGTAATTCCGTCCCGATACAAAAAGCGGGAATATCCAACTCTTCAGCCAGTTTCGCATAATGCAAAATAAATTTACGATAATTATCAAACCAGGTCTGCCAGTCTTCTTCATTGTCCATCTCAATTTCAGACCGCCACTTTCCATCTCGATTTCTTAGCCAGATATGTGGCTTAAGCAATGTATGGATGCCAAATTCCTCGGCAATCTCAGTCGTTTTTTTAACACCAATGTCCCTTTCCCCCCACATACCTCCATTTTTACTGAAAGCCAGCGCCGGTAAATTGTATTGCCGTTGCCATCCAAATGGCGTTTGCACAATCCAGTTAACATGGTTTTTTAACAAAGGCTTAAAATCCTCCCGGGTTATGGGCTGCCGGCCCGCTACCCAGCTAACGCCCTTTTG encodes:
- a CDS encoding glycoside hydrolase TIM-barrel-like domain-containing protein; the protein is MHSHNGLKQKGVSWVAGRQPITREDFKPLLKNHVNWIVQTPFGWQRQYNLPALAFSKNGGMWGERDIGVKKTTEIAEEFGIHTLLKPHIWLRNRDGKWRSEIEMDNEEDWQTWFDNYRKFILHYAKLAEELDIPAFCIGTELRATVREREKNWRKIISDIRKVYHGKLTYAANWYKEFEEVKFWDELDFIGIQGYFPLSKKKYPTVEMLKKGWSSHKKKILKIAQKFNKTIVFTEIGYKSTPDSSIEPWTWLNRQTRGNGEVDLQSQADCYEAFFQTFWHEDWFEGVYFWKWFPKHDRVGGEGNRDFTPQNKPAEKVLANWFGKS